A genome region from Triticum aestivum cultivar Chinese Spring chromosome 2B, IWGSC CS RefSeq v2.1, whole genome shotgun sequence includes the following:
- the LOC123041690 gene encoding wall-associated receptor kinase 3-like yields MNMQVFLQLGLGLVLLAAQYAPGIAVPSSDCRRQCGTVEIPYPFGIDPGCSLAEGFDLSCKVQDGVQKPFRGAFEVLDISLTQGTARVLNYILGYCYNTSTGSMEYFGRYAGFNEGDPSSPYRLSDVQNRFTVIGCNALVLIYDYDATGYQGLGVATCRNLSDLVDGSCSGMGCSQTAIPKRMYYYDIAFAEAVNTTETWEFNRCSYAVLMEAAAFKFSTAYVNTNKFNETYDGRVPMVLDWAMRDVKSCDAAEQNKTGTYTCLSSNSKCVNSTNDQGYMCNCTDGYEGNPYLRDGCKDVNECNHNPCPSDGFCRNIVGEYQCSCGLGKKYVKESNTCNANIVLTIGVAMGIFGLMVIIMFTVFCGQIIMQKRKLQKVKQEYFHQHGGLLLFDKMKSEKGLAFNVFSEAELIHATDNFDSSRILGKGGHGTVYKGILKNMPVAIKRCAIVDERQKKEFGQEMLILSQINHKNIVKLLGCCLEVEVPILVYEFVLNGTLFELIHGKNQALQISFNTLLRIAHEAAEGLNFLYSYASPPIIHGDVKTSNILLDDNYMAKVSDFGASILAPSDKEQFVTMVQGTCGYLDPEYMQTCQLTDKSDVYSFGVILLEILTGQLPLKLEGSEKQRSLSLIFLSAMKDNNLDSVLVSHVKGQESMELLRGLADLAKKCLDMCGENRPSMKEVADELNRLRKLSLHPWARLDVETDAENLLGGESTSGYEIELSGYPTGESEDLPINPRSSYYAR; encoded by the exons ATGAATATGCAAGTGTTCTTGCAGCTTGGACTCGGTCTCGTATTGCTTGCAGCACAGTATGCACCTGGAATTGCGGTTCCTAGTTCAGATTGCCGAAGGCAGTGTGGTACCGTTGAGATACCGTACCCATTCGGTATCGACCCGGGCTGCTCGCTCGCAGAAGGCTTCGACCTCAGTTGCAAGGTCCAAGATGGCGTCCAAAAGCCGTTCAGGGGTGCCTTTGAGGTGCTCGACATTTCTTTGACTCAAGGCACGGCCCGGGTGCTTAATTACATCCTAgggtactgctacaacacctccaCAGGGAGCATGGAGTATTTTGGCCGATATGCGGGGTTCAACGAAGGAGATCCTTCTTCTCCCTACCGGCTCTCCGACGTCCAGAACAGGTTCACGGTCATCGGGTGCAACGCCCTCGTCTTGATATACGACTATGATGCCACAGGCTACCAGGGCTTGGGCGTCGCAACATGCCGCAATTTGTCTGACTTGGTGGACGGATCCTGCTCCGGCATGGGCTGCTCCCAGACTGCAATACCAAAGAGGATGTACTACTACGACATAGCCTTCGCCGAAGCGGTCAACACAACTGAAACCTGGGAGTTCAACCGTTGTAGCTATGCGGTACTGATGGAGGCCGCGGCGTTCAAGTTCAGCACTGCATACGTAAACACAAATAAGTTCAATGAAACATATGATGGACGGGTGCCAATGGTTCTTGACTGGGCTATGAGAGATGTGAAGTCATGTGATGCTGCAGAACAGAATAAGACCGGCACTTATACATGCCTCAGCAGCAACAGCAAATGCGTGAATTCCACCAATGATCAAGGTTACATGTGTAATTGCACCGATGGTTATGAAGGCAACCCTTATCTTCGAGATGGATGCAAAG ATGTTAATGAATGCAATCACAACCCATGCCCTTCAGATGGTTTTTGTCGCAATATCGTTGGAGAATACCAGTGTTCTTGTGGACTTGGGAAAAAATATGTCAAAGAAAGCAATACATGCAACGCTAATATTGTCTTAACAATAG GAGTTGCAATGGGAATATTCGGCCTAATGGTTAtcatcatgttcactgttttttgCGGGCAGATTATAATGCAAAAGAGAAAATTGCAAAAAGTTAAGCAGGAGTACTTTCATCAGCATGGAGGCTTGCTTTTGTTTGACAAGATGAAATCAGAAAAGGGTCTTGCTTTCAATGTATTTTCAGAAGCTGAACTCATACATGCAACTGACAACTTCGACAGTAGTAGGATACTTGGAAAAGGAGGCCATGGAACCGTCTATAAAGGGATACTAAAGAACATGCCTGTTGCAATTAAAAGATGTGCAATAGTTGACGAAAGACAAAAGAAGGAATTTGGCCAGGAGATGCTTATTTTGTCCCAAATCAATCACAAGAACATTGTCAAACTCTTGGGTTGTTGCCTTGAGGTGGAAGTTCCAATTCTAGTATATGAGTTTGTCCTAAACGGTACACTATTCGAGCTTATCCATGGCAAGAACCAAGCATTGCAAATATCGTTCAACACTCTCTTAAGGATTGCTCATGAAGCAGCCGAAGGACTCAACTTTCTGTATTCATATGCGTCTCCCCCAATAATTCACGGTGATGTAAAAACTTCCAACATCCTGCTCGATGATAACTATATGGCCAAAGTGTCAGACTTTGGAGCTTCCATACTAGCACCATCTGACAAAGAGCAGTTTGTCACAATGGTTCAAGGTACTTGTGGTTACCTTGACCCCGAATACATGCAAACATGTCAGTTAACAGACAAGAGTGACGTATACAGCTTCGGAGTTATCCTTTTAGAGATCCTCACAGGCCAGTTGCCATTGAAGCTCGAGGGGTCTGAAAAGCAAAGAAGCTTGTCATTGATTTTCCTATCTGCTATGAAGGACAATAATCTAGATTCTGTGTTGGTGAGTCACGTGAAAGGTCAAGAGAGCATGGAGTTACTGAGAGGACTTGCAGACCTAGCTAAAAAATGCTTAGATATGTGTGGTGAAAATAGGCCATCTATGAAAGAGGTCGCCGATGAGCTCAATAGATTGAGAAAACTTTCATTACATCCTTGGGCACGACTCGACGTCGAGACGGATGCTGAAAACCTTCTCGGAGGAGAATCTACTAGTGGGTATGAAATAGAATTAAGTGGGTATCCTACGGGTGAAAGTGAGGACCTACCCATAAACCCAAGAAGTTCATATTATGCAAGGTGA